A single Tamandua tetradactyla isolate mTamTet1 chromosome X, mTamTet1.pri, whole genome shotgun sequence DNA region contains:
- the S100G gene encoding protein S100-G: MSAKKSPEELKRIFEKYAAKEGDPDQLSKDELGILIQTEFPNLLKGSSTLDDLFKELDKNGDGEVSFEEFQVFVKKIPQ; this comes from the exons ATGAGTGCAAAAAAGTCTCCTGAAGAACTGAAGAGAATTTTTGAAAAGTATGCAGCCAAAGAAGGTGATCCAGACCAGCTGTCCAAGGATGAGTTGGGGATATTGATTCAGACGGAATTCCCAAATTTACTCAAA GGTTCAAGCACGCTAGATGACCTCTTTAAAGAACTGGACAAGAATGGAGATGGAGAAGTTAGCTTCGAAGAATTCCAGGTGTTTGTAAAAAAGATACCccaatga